GGGGAAGATGGATCGGCTTGAAAACGGCTACTCTGGAACCAGACAGCGCCCCATTTTTTCTCAACCGTCGTGGGTTCATATGATTTTGGCATTTCGAACATAAGAGAGCGGGGACCGTAGCATTTTCCAAAGAGGTTCGTCAAAAATACTTGCTAGGAGTCTGGTAGTCTAGGAAAGCTAGAGAGGTAAGTGAAACCTCAGGAACGAAGCGGCCAGCGCAATGCGGCAGGGAAAGAATCCTCTCCTCTAGGGCCCGTTGGGGTGTTTGACTCCGGAATCGGTGGGTTGACCGTGGTCGCAGCGCTGCGTCACCTGCTGCCCAACGAAGATGTGTTTTATCTTGGAGACACAGCGAGAGTCCCCTATGGAGGAAAGAGCCGAGCAACCATTGAACGCTACAGTGTAGAGATTAGCAATCTGTTGCTGGCAGAACATGCCAAGATAATCGTTGTAGCTTGCAGCACTTCTTCTGCACTAGCGCTGTCATGCTTAAGGGAGTTGCTTCCGGTTCCAGTGATTGGTGTGGTTGAAGCAGGTGCTGTGGCGGCTGTTCGTGCTTCTCATGATAAAAGGATTGGAGTCATTGGAACGAAGGCAACTGTCTCCAGCGGTGCCTATAAGCAAGCTATTCAAGAAATTTGTACTAAGGCATATGTAGTCAGTAGAGCATGCCCGCTTTTGGTGCCACTAGTAGAGGAAGGGATGTTTGAAGACGAAATCACCCATTTAGCTTTGAAGCGGTACTTGGAGCCCCTGCTGCGCAGCAACATTGACACGTTAGTACTCGGCTGCACCCATTATCCATTGCTTTATCGGGCAATTCAACAAGCAGTGGGGCCAAGGATAGTTGTGGTAAATTCTGGGAGAAATTGTGCCTTAGCAGTTAAGAAAGTGCTGACAAGCTCCGGGATGGCACAGGAGTTGCACTCAGGAGAATTACGTGTAGCCCTAACGGATTCCCCAGAGGGGTTTTTGAGAGTGGCGGAACAAACATTGGGACTGAAAATTAAAGCGATAGAGATGCTAAAATCCGCTGGAGTCGCTGCCAATGTGAACCGCAGTCGCCAACATCGTAACTAGACAAAAGGTATGAGAGTATAAGATAAGAACCTGCCTCTTTCTTGGGATTTTTTTCTTATCGAGGTTGCGAAATCGTTTTGCGCTGGCTCTGCAGTATATAAGGCCGGCCTAGTTCTGACTTGAGCCGATATAAAGCATCGGATTGTTTTAACATCCTTAACGTCCCTTATTGTGGCAGCTAGGATTCTTGCATTTGTCCGGCCTCATGTCAGAGATAATTCCAAGAGCCTGGTATGCGGTCCCAGATAATGATAACTCATTGCACTGATTAGCCTTCGACTGTCCTGCTAGTCTCCTCCTTATTGCAAGTTGGGCAGGTCGGTTTGACTTATCGGATTTATTTAAGCATTGAAAATCAAATTCGAAGGGCTGCTGAAACTAGCTACATGCCTCTGTTTTTTTATTCCGCAGTACCTTTGCACGCAGGTCGCGCTCGCCATATCTGCTGATTCGCTATACCTGTTCCTTCACAAATCTCTTTGGTTATGTGAATCCTTCACTGCCTAACTTAAGTAAGATAATACGTGCCCGTCCTTAGGGTAACTTATTAGCAGGTGAGAGAAAACCATGAAACATTTTCTTGCGTCCCACACAATGCGTTGCGAAGACTACCGTGGGTATAGTGCACTCCTCAGAGTCAGACTTTGTGTGGGCCCTGCAAGCGATACCTTGCGTTAGAGCCGCTTCCCGTTATTGCGCTGGATACCTCCCAGCTTTACTTTATTCTTTATTCTGGGGAGGAGGGGGTGCGAAACCATGGCAATCTAGAGGAACGTAACACGTTGCAGAATATTTCCGTAGTGGACGTGGAGGTCCAATCCAAGATGAACTAAGAAGAGCCACCTCTGCGAGAAAAAGCATCCAACCATCTCTTTAGTGTCTCCACGCACACAGCCAGCGCCAGTGCTGTTCCTGCACCAATTAAAGAGGCAGCAGCCACATCCAGGGGCCAATGAGCCCCCACGTAGACGCGTGAGTAGGCTACAAGGGCTGCAGAAGCTATGAATATCCACCCTAAACGGCGAAAAAAAAGTGCGAATATGGTTGCTAGAGCAAAACTGTTGGCTGCGTGTCCAGAAGGAAAGGAATGTCCATGCAGCGGACGCTGAGGGCCGAGCCGGGAATAGTGAACTCTTAAAGGTCTTGTCAAGGCTAAAATTTGCGGGTGAACATGCTCCAGTTCTACTTTCCGAACTCCGCTAAGCACCATGTAAGGGCGAGGGCGCCCTATACAGTGCTTGAGACTATGCACAATAGAGTCTACAATCACGACACACGCTATTGCGCAGGCCAACGCTGCTCGTGCGTGGAAGCTCCCAAAAACCCCCAGGAGGATACAGACACAAAGAAGAAAGGGCATCCAAAAATTCCAATTGGTAATGGTTGCCATAACCCAGTCCACCTGTGGACTTGTCCAGTTATGGTTAATGAGAAAAAAAAGAGTCTGTTCCACTTAGCTATGACTCCCAAACGGGTCCTTGTCCCTTGTCTGATACGCGCTTCGCTAGCGGTGCAACGCAAGTCTCTGCCTTGTTGAGAAGCGGCAATGGCTACCTAGTTAGGTCTCTTCTTTCATTAATTTCTTTTCATACAGGAAGGGAGCGCGTCCGCCTCCTCTTCTCCTCTTCATTATGCGTTAGCCACTCCATACCAGTTTCGAAAATCAAAACGTCTTCCTTTTACTTGTTGTGCAGAGAAACAACATGCCTTGAGAATCTCAAGCCGCGGCGGCCCGACGACTCTAGCTAAGCTACGGCCTACAAAGCGAGGAGAAACGTGTCCGGGTGTCCGGCACCATCCCACTCTACTCGAGGAGGAAGGTAATCAGGAAAAGCTCCTACCTTGGCTCCAACTGACGTATCGGCCTCTATCGACATAGAGGCCTCCTGGGGCTGGGCATTTTTTAGCTTCCTCCAATTTTGCGGTTCTGCCCTCCGGCCGTGTCCATGAGTGTATATCTCTTTGATGGAGAAGCTTGGCAGCCTTCAATCGGAACTACGACTCCAAGGCCGCACGAGATAAGCCAGAGTAACTTTTATGTCAAC
This DNA window, taken from Candidatus Xiphinematobacter sp., encodes the following:
- a CDS encoding glutamate racemase; translation: MKPQERSGQRNAAGKESSPLGPVGVFDSGIGGLTVVAALRHLLPNEDVFYLGDTARVPYGGKSRATIERYSVEISNLLLAEHAKIIVVACSTSSALALSCLRELLPVPVIGVVEAGAVAAVRASHDKRIGVIGTKATVSSGAYKQAIQEICTKAYVVSRACPLLVPLVEEGMFEDEITHLALKRYLEPLLRSNIDTLVLGCTHYPLLYRAIQQAVGPRIVVVNSGRNCALAVKKVLTSSGMAQELHSGELRVALTDSPEGFLRVAEQTLGLKIKAIEMLKSAGVAANVNRSRQHRN
- a CDS encoding phosphatase PAP2 family protein; protein product: MEQTLFFLINHNWTSPQVDWVMATITNWNFWMPFLLCVCILLGVFGSFHARAALACAIACVVIVDSIVHSLKHCIGRPRPYMVLSGVRKVELEHVHPQILALTRPLRVHYSRLGPQRPLHGHSFPSGHAANSFALATIFALFFRRLGWIFIASAALVAYSRVYVGAHWPLDVAAASLIGAGTALALAVCVETLKRWLDAFSRRGGSS